In Acidiphilium acidophilum, one genomic interval encodes:
- a CDS encoding type VI secretion system accessory protein TagJ, producing MPGDQTTASGVTAGTAFREGHLDAAIAAATAAVKARPTDVSARVLLAEMLVFAGNFERADVLLDAAGQLDPGAALVVAEFRQLLRGEMARRQLYRDGRVPEFLGEPGPVEQALLAGLVALRAGDVAAARAHAEAAEAARSARPGGMDGASFADFRDASDLMGGVLEVLTTTGKYFWVPIARVSEAVFHKPVRPRDLIWRRVSLAVEAGPDGDVYVPVTYASDDATLAAEYRLGRATDWHDHDGLVTGIGQREFLVGEEAVPVMALGSLVFGP from the coding sequence ATGCCAGGCGATCAGACCACGGCGAGCGGCGTGACGGCAGGGACGGCGTTTCGCGAAGGACATCTCGACGCGGCGATCGCTGCGGCGACGGCGGCAGTGAAGGCGCGCCCGACCGATGTGTCGGCCCGCGTCCTGCTTGCCGAAATGCTGGTGTTTGCCGGAAATTTCGAACGTGCCGACGTGCTGCTCGACGCGGCGGGGCAGCTTGATCCCGGTGCGGCGCTGGTGGTCGCGGAGTTCCGCCAGCTGCTGCGGGGCGAAATGGCGCGCCGGCAGCTCTACCGGGATGGGCGGGTGCCGGAATTCCTCGGCGAACCCGGACCGGTCGAACAAGCCCTGCTCGCTGGCCTCGTGGCCCTGCGGGCGGGGGATGTTGCCGCGGCGCGCGCCCATGCCGAGGCCGCCGAAGCGGCGCGGTCGGCGCGGCCGGGCGGGATGGACGGGGCGAGTTTCGCCGATTTCCGCGATGCCAGCGACCTGATGGGCGGTGTTCTCGAAGTGCTGACCACGACCGGCAAATATTTCTGGGTGCCGATCGCGCGGGTGAGCGAGGCGGTGTTTCACAAGCCGGTGCGCCCGCGCGATCTGATCTGGCGGCGGGTCAGCCTCGCGGTCGAGGCCGGGCCGGATGGCGATGTGTATGTGCCGGTGACATATGCGAGCGACGACGCCACGCTGGCCGCCGAATATCGGCTGGGCCGCGCGACCGACTGGCACGATCATGACGGGCTGGTGACCGGGATCGGTCAGCGCGAATTTCTGGTCGGCGAGGAGGCGGTGCCGGTGATGGCGCTCGGCAGCCTCGTGTTCGGCCCATGA
- the tssE gene encoding type VI secretion system baseplate subunit TssE, with the protein MTTPTGAPGFNERVRDAGARVQLSPLDRLFDDAPDRDRDRPLSPGEALTVLRRSVRRDLEALLNAKRRWKSLPPKLGELPGSIAGYGLPDYTSGSMADPASREAFRAEVERTIRLFEPRFAQVSVVLLKAENNLDPSLHMRIDGLLHAEPAPEPISFNTIVDATSAEIEVKGERFV; encoded by the coding sequence ATGACCACGCCCACCGGTGCGCCCGGCTTCAATGAGCGGGTGCGCGATGCCGGGGCGCGGGTGCAGCTTTCACCGCTCGACCGGTTGTTCGATGATGCGCCGGATCGCGACCGCGACCGGCCACTCTCGCCGGGCGAGGCGCTGACGGTGTTGCGCCGGTCGGTGCGGCGGGATCTCGAAGCCCTGCTCAATGCCAAACGCCGCTGGAAATCCCTGCCGCCCAAACTCGGCGAGTTGCCCGGCTCGATCGCGGGATACGGGTTGCCGGATTATACCTCGGGCAGCATGGCCGATCCGGCCTCGCGCGAGGCGTTCCGTGCCGAGGTGGAACGCACCATCCGCCTGTTCGAGCCGCGCTTCGCGCAGGTCTCGGTGGTGCTGCTGAAGGCGGAGAATAACCTCGATCCCTCGCTGCATATGCGGATCGACGGGCTGCTCCATGCCGAACCGGCTCCCGAGCCGATCAGTTTCAATACCATCGTGGATGCGACCTCGGCGGAAATCGAAGTGAAGGGCGAGCGGTTTGTCTGA